One genomic region from Vitreimonas flagellata encodes:
- a CDS encoding DUF1153 domain-containing protein, with amino-acid sequence MQKQRRYDGMVMGPDGNPLTLDDLPPAGTTRWVIRRKAEVVAAVRGGLLTMEDACARYGLSEEEFDGWRKSIEKHGLPGLRTTRIQHYRGAPTQ; translated from the coding sequence ATGCAGAAGCAACGCCGCTATGATGGGATGGTGATGGGTCCTGATGGGAACCCGCTCACTTTGGACGATCTGCCGCCGGCTGGCACCACGCGTTGGGTGATCCGTCGCAAGGCAGAAGTGGTCGCTGCTGTGCGCGGCGGTCTCTTGACGATGGAAGACGCTTGCGCGCGTTACGGCCTCTCTGAAGAAGAGTTCGACGGTTGGCGTAAGTCGATCGAGAAGCACGGTCTGCCGGGTCTGCGCACGACGCGCATCCAGCATTATCGCGGCGCG